Proteins from a single region of Echeneis naucrates chromosome 2, fEcheNa1.1, whole genome shotgun sequence:
- the LOC115054610 gene encoding pro-opiomelanocortin-like, with the protein MCPAWLLVSVLVVDVTRGVISQCWEQPSCRDVSSESSMMECIQLCRADLTAETPLFPGSAHLRVSPLPDPSSSPSPQTKRSYSMEHFRWGKPVGRKRRPVKVYASNSVEEESAEVFPGEMKRDLVSQQQAVVDEQQLLGDLQEKKDNSYKMKHFRWSGPPASKRYGGFMKSWDEHGQRPLLTLFKNVINKDGQQQN; encoded by the exons ATGTGTCCTGCGTGGCTTTTGGTGTCTGTGCTGGTTGTGGATGTGACCAGAGGAGTCATCAGTCAGTGCTGGGAGCAGCCCAGCTGCCGTGATGTCAGCTCTGAAAGCAGCATGATG GAGTGTATCCAGCTCTGTCGCGCTGACCTCACTGCAGAGACGCCCCTCTTTCCAGGCAGTGCCCACCTCCGAGTCTCCCCCCTGCCGGACccgtcctcctccccctcacctcAAACCAAGCGCTCCTACTCCATGGAGCACTTCCGCTGGGGGAAGCCGGTGGGTCGGAAGCGTCGCCCGGTCAAAGTCTACGCCTCAAACAGCGTGGAGGAGGAGTCTGCAGAGGTTTTCCCCGGAGAGATGAAGCGAGATCTGGTCAGTCAGCAACAGGCTGTGGTGGATGAGCAGCAGCTTCTGGGTGACCTTCAGGAGAAGAAAGACAATTCCTACAAAATGAAGCATTTTCGCTGGAGTGGTCCACCGGCCAGCAAACGCTACGGCGGCTTCATGAAGAGCTGGGATGAGCACGGCCAGCGGCCATTACTCACTCTCTTCAAGAACGTCATCAACAAAGACGGACAGCAGCAGAACTGA
- the LOC115054573 gene encoding protein NLRC3-like, with the protein MDHRKTSKTSRSKHHERQSGCPSAKQQKPEPPRPTDCVSIKSDFSMDQPLHFKQSADLRPATSGPTDCVSIKSDFSMDQPLHFKQSADLRPATSGPTDCVSIKSDFSMDQPLHFRQSADLRPATSGPTDCVSIKSDFSMDQPLHFRQSADLRPATSGPTDCVSIKSDFSMDHPLHFKQSADLRVDQVNSQADSGQSLQEQQTQLDSVFMILEETIVTFVKMELKKIRKQLSPDSPERFKGVREDENMFAGEDEAQRRSSSEAFLEITMNFLRMMNQKEVADCLQIKSINTCQLALKSNLKKKFQVVFEGITKAGYPTLLNQIYTDLYITEGGPAERNEEHEVRQIETISKRLERSRMTVRQVDIFKGSPGRARPIRTVVTKGVAGVGKTILTQKFTLDWADGKTNQDIEFTFPFTFKELNVLKEKKFSLVELVHLFFPETKEAGICSFDQFQVVFIFDGLDECRLPLDFHNSEVLTDPTESTSVDVLLTNLIRGKLLPSARLWITTRPAAANQIPPECVDMVTEVRGFTDFLKEEYFRKRINDEDDYRKIICYVKSSRSLHIMCHIPVFCWITASVLEDMLKTREGDELPKTLTEMYIHFLVVHLKLMKVKYEGGSGSDPHWSPESRKMIESLAKLAFEQMQKGNLIFYESDLTECGIDIRAASVYSGVFTQIFKEERGLYQDKVFCFVHLSVQEFLAALHVHLTFMNSGVNLLSQQPTSQPQMTKEFAERCFYQRAVDEALRSPNGHLDLFLRFLLGLSLETNQTLLRGLLTKAGSGSKTNRETAQYIKEKIEKTSSFDKSINLFHCLSELNDRSLVNEIQQSLKSANLCTDDLSPAQWSALVFLLLSSEEALDTFDLKTYSASEEAFLRLLPVVKASNRALLGGCNLTEKSCEALASILKSEASSLRHLDLSNNDLKDSGVKALADGLKSPHCVLKTLSLSGCLITEEGCSSLASALSSNHSHLRRLDLSYNHPGESGVRMLSAALEGPDWRPETLRVEPRGAQWMKPGLRKYSCKITLDTNTVSTKIQLSYDNRKATRVEQEQPYPDHPDRFESWPQLLCGIGLTGRCYWEVEWRGAVYITVNYKGLKRRGIKTDCMFGMNDQSWSLNCSVDLGYSAYHNRIRTSICSPSSPSASNRVAVYLDYPAGTVSYYRFSSNTLIHLHTFKDKFTAPLYPGLGFWPLDSPGSSVSLCSV; encoded by the exons ATGGATCACAGGAAGACCTCCAAAACCAGTCGGTCCAAGCACCATGAGAGGCAGTCCGGATGTCCGAG tgCCAAACAGCAGAAACCAGAGCCACCCAGACCCACGGACTGTGTCTCCATAAAAAGTGACTTCTCCATGGATCAACCTCTACATTTCAAACAATCAGCTGATTTAAG ACCAGCCACTTCTGGACCCACGGACTGTGTCTCCATAAAAAGTGACTTCTCCATGGATCAACCTCTACATTTCAAACAGTCAGCTGATTTAAG ACCAGCCACTTCTGGACCCACGGACTGTGTCTCCATAAAAAGTGACTTCTCCATGGATCAACCTCTACATTTTAGACAGTCAGCTGATTTAAG ACCAGCCACTTCTGGACCCACGGACTGTGTCTCCATTAAAAGTGACTTCTCCATGGATCAACCTCTACATTTTAGACAGTCAGCTGATTTAAG ACCAGCCACTTCTGGACCCACGGACTGTGTCTCCATAAAAAGTGACTTCTCCATGGATCATCCTCTACATTTTAAACAGTCAGCTGATTTAAG AGTGGACCAGGTGAACTCACAGGCTGACAGTGGTCAGTCACTTCaggaacaacaaacacaactggaCTCCGTATTTATG ATACTGGAGGAAACAATTGTCACTTTTGTGAAGATGGAGTTGAAGAAGATAAGGAAACAACTGAGTCCAGATTCCCCAGAAAGATTCAAGGGGGTGAGGGAGGATGAAAATATGTTCGCTGGTGAGGATgaagcacagaggaggagcagcagcgaAGCTTTTCTGGAGATCACAATGAACTTCCTGAGGATGATGAATCAGAAGGAGGTGGCTGACTGTCTCCAGATCA aatctatAAATACGTGCCAGCTGGCGCTGAAATctaacctgaagaagaagttccaggTCGTGTTTGAGGGCATCACTAAAGCAGGATACCCAACGCTCCTGAACCAGATCTACACAGacctctacatcacagagggggGGCCTGCAGAGCGCAACGAGGAGCAcgaggtcagacagattgaaactATTTCAAAGAGACTAGAGCGATCCAGAATGACTGTCCGACAAGTAGACATCTTTAAAGGCTCACCTGGAAGAGCTcgaccaatcagaacagtggTGACCAAGGGAGTGGCCGGCGTCGGGAAAACAATTTTAActcagaagttcactctggactgggctgatGGCAAaaccaaccaggacatagagttcacgTTTCCCTTCACCTTcaaagagctgaatgtgctgaaagagaagaagttcagcttggtggaacttgttcatctcttcttccctgaaaccaaagaagcaggaatctgcagctttgatcagttccaggttgtgttcatctttgacggtctggatgagtgtcgacttcctctggacttccacaactctgaggtcctgactgatcctacagagtccacctcagtggacgtgctgctgacaaacctcatcagggggaaactgcttccctctgctcgcctctggataaccacacgacctgcagcagccaatcagatccctcctgagtgtgttgacatggtgacagaggtcagagggttcactGACTTTCtgaaggaggagtacttcaggaagaggatCAATGATGAGGATGATTACAGAAAGATCATCTGCTACGTCAAGTCATCccgaagcctccacatcatgtgccacatcccagtcttctgctggatcactgcttcAGTTCTGGAGGACATgctgaagaccagagagggagatgagctgcccaagaccctgactgagatgtacatccacttcctggtggttcacCTAAAGCTGATGAAGGTCAAGTACGAGGGAGGGTCTGGTTCAGATcctcactggagtccagagagcaggaagatgattgagtctctggcAAAACTGGCCTTTGAGCAgatgcagaaaggaaacctgatcttctatgaatcagacctgacagagtgtggcatcgatatcagagcagcctCCGTctactcaggagtgttcacacagatctttaAAGAGGAGAGGGGtctgtaccaggacaaggtcttctgcttcgtccacctgagtgttcaggagtttctggctgctcttcatgtccatctgaccttcatgaACTCTGGAGTCAACctgctgtcacagcagccaACCTCACAACCTCAAATGACCAAAGAGTTTGCAGAGAGATGCTTCTACCAGAGAGCTGTGGACGAGGCCTTACggagtccaaatggacacctggacttgttcctccgtTTCCTCCTGGGTCTTTCACTGGAGACCAATCAGACACTCCTACGGGGCCTCTTGACCAAAGCAGGAAGTGGCTCAAAGACCAACCGGGAAACAGCCCAGTACATCAAGGAGAAGATTGAAAAGACTTCCTCTTTTGATAAAAGCATCAACTTGTTCCATTGTCTGAGCGAACTGAATGATCGTTCTCTTGTGAAtgagatccaacagtccctgaaATCTGCAAATCTCTGCACAGATGACCTGTCTCCTGCTCAgtggtcagctctggtcttccTCTTACTGTCCTCAGAGGAAGCTCTGGACACGTTTGACCTGAAGACATattctgcttcagaggaggcttttctgaggctgctgccagtggtcaaagcctccaaccGAGCGCT GCTGGGCGGCTGTAACCTGACAGAGAAAAGCTGTGAAGCTTTGGCCTCAATCCTAAAATCTGAGGCCTCGAGTCTGAGGCATCTGGATCTGAGCAACAACGACCTGAAGGACTCAGGAGTGAAGGCCCTGGCTGATGGcctgaagagtccacactgtgtgCTGAAAACTCTCAG ccTGTCAGGATGCCTGATCACAGAGGAAGGTTGTTcctctctggcctcagctctgagctcCAACCACTCCCATCTGAGACggctggacctgagctacaaccATCCAGGAGAGTCAGGGGTGAGGATGCTTTCTGCGGCGCTGGAGGGTCCAGACTGGAGACCGGAGACTCTCAG GGTGGAGCCTCGTGGAGCCCAATGGATGAAACCAGGTCTGAGGAAGT ATTCCTGTAAAATCActctggacacaaacacagtgagcaCAAAGATCCAACTGTCGTACGACAACAGGAAGGCGACACGTGTGGAGCAGGAACAGCCGTATCCTGATCATCCCGACAGGTTTGAAAGCTggcctcagctgctgtgtgggATTGGTCTGACCGGTCGCTGCTACTGGGAGGTGGAATGGCGCGGGGCCGTTTATATTACAGTCAATTACAAAGGACTCAAAAGGAGAGGAATCAAAACTGACTGCATGTTTGGAATGAATGATCAGTCCTGGAGTCTCAACTGCTCTGTTGATCTTGGTTATTCTGCCTATCACAACAGAATCAGAACCTCTAtctgctccccctcctccccatctGCCTCTAACAGAGTAGCAGTTTATCTGGACTATCCTGCTGGTACTGTGTCCTACTACAGATTCTCCTCTAACACACTaatccacctccacaccttcaagGACAAATTCACTGCACCCCTGTATCCTGGGCTCGGGTTTTGGCCCTTGGACTCGCctggttcctcagtgtctctgtgttcaGTGTAG